The Electrophorus electricus isolate fEleEle1 chromosome 15, fEleEle1.pri, whole genome shotgun sequence genome segment GGCTGATTATCGCTACCGCTACTAATGACTGGGTAATCACGTGTAAATATGGAATGAACACCTGTAGAAAGATGGACGAGCTGGAAACCAAGGCCTTGTGGGCGGAATGTGTCATTTCAACAGCGCTTTATCACTGCATCTCACTCAGTCAGATCCTCGACCTACCTGGTGAGTTTGGAAAGAAAATATCTGAACtgtaaaaagttattttattgttcttAAAGACAGGTTTAAATGATGTTACTAGGCCTACTGGAATTTAACGTATTTACTAAATTTGTCAGCACGATGTATATTTACAGTGGGCTGAAAACAGGATGTCATTCACACGCGTAACGGGTCGTTTACTTCAGAAAAAGACACTTTATATGTTTagttgcccccccccctcccccccacacagacaaacaaacaagtaaatatttattatataaattaactttattatgTGTATTATTGTCCACAATATCGCACATATAGTCACATATTTCACTCTCTTGTTACTGACCGTGGACAACATCTCTTGCTTGTAGCCTATATTCAGACGTCTCGCGCCTTGATGGTCGCTGCATCGATCCTGGGCTTGCCGGCTGTCATTCTCGTGGTCATGGCAATGCCCTGCATTCATCTTGGGAACGAACCCGAGAGCGCGAAGAACAAGCGATCGGTGCTTGGAGGGATTCTAATACTCCTAATAGGTATGTGATCACACACTAAATACTTTAAAAACTTGCTttgcagtttttgtttatttttttattctttcaggCGGGAAACTCAATTAACTTCGATCTTTTACTATATTGATGTTTCTAGAGAGACAACAGGTTTTCAGTTACTGATAGCGCTTCTCTTTATGTGTATTCTTTATGAATGCATTCAGCTCATATCAAGATTCA includes the following:
- the cldn11a gene encoding claudin-11a, producing MANTCLQLTGFTVSVLGWIGLIIATATNDWVITCKYGMNTCRKMDELETKALWAECVISTALYHCISLSQILDLPAYIQTSRALMVAASILGLPAVILVVMAMPCIHLGNEPESAKNKRSVLGGILILLIALCGIVSTVWFPIGAHRQHGLMSFGFSLYAGWVGAACCLLGGCMLTCCSADSPAPYAADNNRFYYSRQGPTNPTPSSSNHAKSAHV